The Pirellulimonas nuda genome includes a region encoding these proteins:
- a CDS encoding UvrD-helicase domain-containing protein, translating to MNQANQGAPALTPQQARAIATRDSAVALDAGAGCGKTFVLTRRYLSHLAPEAAQSPSRVVALTFTEAAAREMRDRIRKVCRENYQASAGAERAHWLEVLRGLEGARISTIHAFCNELVSAHAIELGISPGVRVLDAPAAAAMRSAAADRALRGLLESRDEETMRLAVELNLGPLRSGALAMAEHAATPEFARWQKASPEDAVKAWRRFYTGVVEPEAVRAIVEGPELRELVALLRVATPTERFIDRCTDLFDLTSELLRGEATADQVRRLAELAVVTKPDKTKACTAKDWPSGDVSKQYTAACGALGKAIAKRLPTVDETDWLEAAERGKALLRIAALVAQHYEGAKRDAEALDFDDQLALAHRLLTEPRYAEVRHAARDGVAMLLIDEFQDTDRLQLEIVRALAGEDWAAGGLFFVGDFKQSIYRFRGAEPEVFRELREETPERGRLVLSNNFRSTPGVLAFVNAMFAPVFGAAYEPLEATRDQQTPAPAVEFLWTMLPEQEKKPKAEERRTAEARAIARRIGETIASAEPVVADAAGPRAARPSDFCLLFRALSDVAIYEEALREAGLEYYLVGGHAFYNQQEVFDVLNLLRSVTSGCDEVSLAGVLRSPFFSLADETLLWLAVRHGSLSRGLAEGPPAEVQGTERAKLARAAATLGWLREHTGRLGAADLLLAALDRTGYDAALALDYMGGRKQANLRKLIDQARDADSAASAAPSGGVGLFVRQLDEFVANLPKEAPAAATASDANVVRLMTVHQSKGLEFPIVVVADLSRKSRNHSPAAVFDPLLGPLVRSPAGEDGERTRAGIDLLKTVEDAADRAEAQRLFYVACTRAADRLILSASVEDLAKPGGESLELLATQFDLETGERLGEESLQPLVEVRWDDGAPLRGAARAPKRVDRRALVAEARAGSPAGAVASLSGVAPIAADPAAQRRFSISRLTGRLHAYRPRSDDTPAAGDERPAREAIDPAGLGTLVHELMERMPLSGDAPLDEWARDLAPQHTPFTPAAAAEAAAAMAGRFRASPRAEQMRRARRVLREMEFLLPWGEPAAPAGVYLQGYLDCLCEETPGVWRVVDYKTNDVTAAQAPRAAEAYRLQLGVYALAVERAWNPESVALTLHFLRPGVEVDLAWDAEARAATLGRVSELIAELRTHAP from the coding sequence TTGAACCAAGCGAACCAAGGTGCGCCGGCGCTGACCCCCCAGCAGGCGCGGGCGATCGCCACACGCGACTCGGCCGTGGCGCTCGACGCCGGCGCCGGGTGCGGCAAGACGTTTGTGCTGACGCGGCGTTACCTGTCGCACCTGGCGCCGGAGGCGGCGCAGAGCCCGTCGCGGGTGGTGGCGCTCACGTTTACCGAGGCGGCCGCGCGTGAGATGCGCGACCGCATCCGCAAGGTCTGCCGAGAGAACTACCAGGCGTCCGCGGGCGCCGAGCGGGCGCACTGGCTGGAGGTGCTGCGCGGGTTAGAGGGGGCCCGCATCAGCACGATCCACGCGTTCTGCAACGAGCTGGTCTCTGCCCACGCCATCGAGCTGGGCATCTCGCCCGGGGTGCGCGTGCTGGACGCCCCCGCGGCCGCCGCGATGCGCAGCGCCGCCGCCGACCGCGCGCTGCGCGGCCTGCTGGAGAGCCGAGACGAAGAGACCATGCGGTTGGCGGTGGAGCTGAACCTGGGCCCGCTGCGCAGCGGCGCGCTGGCGATGGCCGAGCACGCCGCGACGCCCGAGTTTGCCCGCTGGCAGAAGGCGTCGCCCGAGGACGCCGTGAAGGCTTGGCGCCGGTTCTACACCGGCGTGGTCGAGCCGGAGGCCGTGCGGGCGATTGTCGAGGGGCCGGAGCTGCGAGAACTTGTTGCGCTCTTGCGGGTGGCGACGCCCACCGAGCGGTTTATCGATCGCTGCACCGACTTGTTCGACCTAACGAGCGAGCTGCTGCGGGGCGAGGCGACCGCGGACCAGGTGCGGCGGTTGGCGGAGCTAGCCGTGGTGACCAAGCCAGACAAGACCAAGGCGTGCACGGCGAAGGACTGGCCCTCCGGCGATGTCTCGAAGCAATACACGGCGGCGTGCGGCGCGCTAGGCAAAGCGATCGCCAAACGCCTGCCCACGGTCGACGAGACCGACTGGCTGGAAGCGGCCGAGCGCGGCAAGGCGCTCTTGCGGATCGCGGCGCTGGTGGCCCAGCATTACGAGGGGGCCAAACGCGACGCCGAGGCGCTCGACTTCGACGACCAGCTTGCCCTGGCCCATCGGCTGCTGACCGAACCGCGTTACGCCGAGGTGCGGCACGCGGCGCGCGACGGCGTGGCGATGTTGTTGATCGACGAGTTTCAGGACACCGACCGCTTGCAGCTTGAGATCGTCCGCGCGCTGGCCGGGGAGGACTGGGCCGCGGGGGGGCTGTTCTTCGTGGGCGACTTCAAGCAGTCGATCTACCGCTTCCGCGGCGCCGAGCCGGAGGTGTTCCGCGAGCTGCGGGAAGAAACCCCGGAGCGCGGCCGGCTGGTGCTGTCGAACAACTTCCGCAGCACGCCTGGGGTGCTGGCGTTTGTGAACGCGATGTTCGCGCCGGTGTTCGGCGCGGCGTACGAGCCGCTCGAGGCGACGCGCGACCAGCAGACGCCGGCGCCGGCCGTGGAGTTCTTGTGGACGATGCTCCCCGAGCAAGAGAAGAAGCCCAAGGCGGAAGAGCGGCGCACGGCGGAGGCGCGGGCCATCGCGCGGCGGATCGGCGAGACGATCGCCTCCGCCGAGCCGGTGGTCGCCGACGCGGCCGGGCCCCGCGCCGCCCGGCCGAGCGATTTCTGTTTGTTGTTTCGGGCGCTGTCGGACGTAGCGATCTACGAGGAGGCGCTGCGCGAGGCGGGTCTGGAGTACTACCTGGTCGGCGGCCACGCGTTCTACAACCAGCAGGAGGTGTTCGATGTGCTCAACCTGCTGCGGAGCGTCACCAGCGGCTGCGACGAGGTAAGCCTGGCCGGCGTGCTCCGCAGCCCGTTCTTTTCGCTGGCGGACGAGACGCTGCTGTGGCTGGCGGTGCGGCACGGGTCGCTGAGCCGCGGCCTGGCCGAGGGGCCCCCGGCCGAAGTGCAGGGGACCGAACGCGCCAAGCTGGCGCGGGCGGCGGCGACGCTTGGGTGGCTGCGCGAACACACCGGCCGGCTGGGGGCGGCCGACCTGCTGCTGGCCGCCCTCGACCGCACCGGCTACGACGCGGCGCTGGCGCTCGACTACATGGGGGGACGCAAGCAGGCGAACCTTCGCAAGCTGATCGACCAGGCCCGCGACGCCGACTCCGCGGCGTCTGCGGCGCCCAGCGGCGGCGTGGGGCTGTTTGTCCGGCAGCTCGACGAGTTTGTGGCCAATCTCCCCAAAGAAGCCCCCGCCGCGGCCACGGCCAGCGACGCCAACGTCGTGCGCCTGATGACGGTCCACCAATCCAAGGGGCTCGAGTTCCCCATCGTGGTCGTCGCCGACCTCTCGCGGAAGAGCCGCAACCACTCTCCCGCCGCGGTGTTCGACCCGCTGCTGGGCCCGTTGGTGCGGTCGCCGGCCGGTGAAGACGGCGAGCGTACCCGGGCGGGGATCGACCTGCTCAAGACGGTGGAAGACGCGGCGGACCGCGCCGAGGCCCAGCGGCTGTTCTACGTCGCCTGCACGCGGGCCGCGGATCGGTTGATCTTGTCGGCCAGCGTCGAAGACCTCGCCAAGCCGGGCGGGGAGTCGCTCGAGCTGCTGGCGACGCAGTTCGACCTAGAGACCGGGGAACGCCTGGGCGAGGAATCGCTGCAGCCGCTGGTCGAGGTGCGGTGGGACGACGGGGCGCCGCTACGCGGCGCGGCCCGGGCGCCCAAGCGCGTCGACCGACGGGCGCTGGTTGCCGAAGCGCGGGCCGGGTCGCCGGCCGGCGCCGTGGCGTCGCTGTCCGGCGTGGCGCCGATCGCGGCGGACCCGGCCGCCCAGCGGCGGTTCAGCATCTCGCGGCTCACCGGCCGGCTGCACGCCTACCGGCCGCGTAGCGACGACACCCCAGCGGCGGGCGACGAGAGGCCGGCGCGCGAAGCGATCGACCCCGCGGGGCTCGGGACCCTGGTGCACGAGCTGATGGAGCGGATGCCGCTCTCGGGCGACGCGCCGCTGGACGAATGGGCCCGCGACCTGGCGCCCCAGCACACCCCGTTCACGCCGGCGGCCGCGGCCGAGGCGGCGGCCGCCATGGCCGGCCGGTTCCGGGCGTCACCGCGTGCCGAGCAGATGCGCAGGGCCCGGCGCGTGCTGCGCGAGATGGAGTTCTTGCTGCCGTGGGGCGAACCTGCGGCGCCCGCCGGGGTCTACCTGCAGGGCTACCTCGACTGCCTGTGCGAGGAGACGCCCGGCGTGTGGCGGGTGGTCGATTACAAGACGAACGACGTCACCGCCGCCCAGGCGCCGCGGGCGGCCGAGGCGTACCGCCTGCAGTTGGGCGTCTACGCGTTGGCGGTTGAGCGGGCCTGGAACCCAGAGTCGGTCGCGCTTACGCTCCACTTCCTGCGTCCCGGCGTTGAGGTCGACCTGGCCTGGGACGCCGAGGCCCGCGCGGCCACCCTGGGCCGCGTGAGTGAACTAATCGCCGAGCTCCGCACCCACGCCCCATGA
- a CDS encoding DUF6513 domain-containing protein — MPTEHFHFVTGRLAEPVLRSTVAPLAQRLGFAYSIEALPITVAALMTPEWIAGRTRPPAAATRLMTPGYCGGDLAPIAEATGLPVERGPKDLRRLPGHFGQAADPPKLDAYTTQIVAEINHCPRLTLQEIVAVARGLAGDGADIIDLGCDPGRRWAGVADAVKALRDLGLRVSIDSFDPTEVTEAAAAGAELVLSVNSTNRDAAADWGVEVVVVPDAAETLAGFDQTIERLASAGVPMRIDPILEPIGMGFARSLRRYFTTRDRYPELAMLMGVGNLTELTEVDTTGVNLLLLAICEELRIGSVLTTQVIPWAAGCVRECDLARRLAHYAVSQGALPKHVGSGLVTLRDADPTGPTAAEIAALAEAVRDNNYRLFACEGETHLVGAGLHLHDADPFALFEQLSQSGPDGATPRNLSPSHAFYLGYELHKAATALTLGKHYEQDEALDWGYLTRPEASHRPRRTGRAAEGSP; from the coding sequence ATGCCCACAGAACACTTCCACTTCGTTACCGGGAGGCTCGCCGAGCCGGTGCTCCGCAGCACCGTCGCCCCGCTCGCCCAGCGGCTGGGCTTTGCCTACTCTATCGAGGCGCTCCCGATCACCGTCGCTGCATTGATGACCCCCGAATGGATCGCCGGCCGCACCCGGCCCCCCGCGGCCGCCACGCGGCTGATGACCCCCGGCTACTGCGGCGGCGACCTGGCGCCCATCGCCGAGGCCACCGGGCTGCCGGTCGAACGCGGCCCGAAGGACCTCCGCCGGCTGCCGGGGCACTTCGGGCAGGCGGCCGATCCCCCCAAGCTAGACGCGTACACCACCCAGATCGTCGCCGAGATCAACCACTGCCCGCGGTTGACCCTCCAAGAGATCGTCGCGGTCGCCCGGGGGCTGGCCGGCGACGGGGCGGACATAATCGACCTGGGGTGCGACCCGGGGCGACGCTGGGCCGGCGTCGCCGACGCGGTGAAAGCCCTCAGAGACCTGGGGCTGCGGGTGTCGATCGATAGCTTCGATCCGACCGAAGTCACAGAAGCAGCCGCCGCCGGAGCAGAGCTGGTGTTGAGCGTTAACAGCACGAACCGCGACGCCGCCGCGGACTGGGGAGTGGAGGTGGTCGTCGTCCCCGATGCGGCCGAAACGCTCGCGGGCTTCGATCAGACGATCGAAAGGCTTGCCTCGGCAGGCGTGCCGATGCGGATCGACCCTATCTTGGAACCGATCGGCATGGGCTTCGCGCGTAGCCTGAGACGCTACTTCACTACCCGCGACCGCTACCCGGAACTCGCGATGCTAATGGGGGTGGGCAACCTTACCGAGCTGACCGAGGTCGACACCACCGGGGTCAACCTGCTGCTGCTGGCCATCTGCGAAGAACTGCGTATCGGCAGCGTGCTCACCACGCAGGTGATCCCGTGGGCCGCGGGATGCGTGCGTGAGTGCGACCTGGCCCGTCGGCTTGCGCACTACGCGGTATCGCAGGGGGCGCTTCCCAAGCACGTGGGTTCGGGGCTTGTCACGCTGCGCGACGCCGACCCCACAGGCCCCACCGCCGCAGAGATCGCTGCGCTTGCCGAGGCGGTCCGCGACAACAACTACCGGCTGTTCGCCTGTGAGGGCGAGACCCACCTCGTGGGCGCCGGACTGCACCTGCACGACGCCGACCCCTTCGCGCTCTTCGAGCAGCTCTCCCAAAGCGGCCCGGACGGCGCCACGCCGCGGAACCTCTCCCCCAGCCACGCGTTCTACCTGGGCTACGAGCTGCACAAGGCGGCCACCGCGCTCACCCTGGGCAAGCACTACGAGCAGGACGAGGCGCTCGACTGGGGTTACCTGACCCGGCCCGAAGCATCGCATCGGCCCAGACGCACGGGTCGCGCCGCGGAGGGCTCGCCTTGA
- a CDS encoding DUF1559 family PulG-like putative transporter, with product MTKPTRLARGFTLVELLVVIAIIGILVALLLPAVQAAREAARRNTCQSQVKQLALAIANYEVARKTYPLASTAPWANNAGAAISKVGTGQNANPGVFTAGDDGYSWLVVLLPYMEEDPLWQKISSASNKLNVDAFSPNITVDGNPTSVGSATNFYVWETDIPVLRCPSYPGDETTSFTRNNLKTAGGDAPGIAVSSYVATAATHYGGGTTPSTLVSSSPKGAPSTHTWASDGKGKAHLGNGVLVFPGEISTGVVTKKGLGQQSMTDGTSKTVLLTESLEENVSSWYSGDTSYVVGTWPNRPNAAVPTRSTNTTSPNANAFSFNGADFTALNRGSNKTGTTNGVNNETLYYMKTSQDPHGTGVDRKWGPSSKHPGVVLHGYGDGHVEAVEDQINGDAYLHLITRNGREVPIANL from the coding sequence ATGACCAAGCCAACCCGTTTGGCGCGAGGGTTTACCCTCGTCGAACTGCTGGTGGTGATCGCCATCATCGGCATCCTGGTGGCGCTGCTGCTGCCGGCCGTTCAGGCCGCCCGCGAAGCGGCCCGCCGCAACACCTGCCAGAGCCAAGTCAAGCAGCTCGCCCTGGCGATCGCCAACTACGAAGTCGCCCGTAAGACCTACCCGCTGGCCTCCACCGCCCCGTGGGCGAACAACGCCGGCGCCGCGATCTCGAAGGTCGGCACCGGCCAGAACGCCAACCCCGGTGTGTTCACCGCGGGTGACGACGGCTATAGCTGGCTGGTGGTGCTGCTTCCCTACATGGAAGAAGACCCGTTGTGGCAGAAGATCTCCAGCGCGTCGAACAAGCTGAACGTCGACGCCTTCAGCCCCAACATCACGGTCGACGGCAACCCGACCTCCGTCGGCTCCGCCACCAACTTCTATGTTTGGGAAACCGACATCCCGGTTCTCCGCTGCCCCAGCTACCCCGGCGATGAGACCACCTCTTTCACCAGGAACAACCTGAAGACCGCTGGTGGCGACGCCCCCGGCATCGCCGTGAGCAGCTACGTTGCGACGGCCGCTACTCACTACGGTGGCGGCACCACCCCGTCGACCCTCGTCTCTTCGTCTCCGAAGGGCGCCCCCTCGACCCACACGTGGGCGAGCGACGGCAAGGGCAAAGCCCACTTGGGCAACGGCGTGCTCGTCTTCCCCGGTGAAATCTCGACCGGCGTTGTCACCAAGAAGGGCCTCGGCCAGCAGAGCATGACCGACGGCACCTCGAAGACCGTGCTGCTCACCGAGTCGCTCGAAGAGAACGTCTCTTCGTGGTACAGCGGCGACACCTCCTACGTGGTGGGCACCTGGCCGAACCGTCCGAATGCGGCGGTCCCGACCAGGAGCACCAACACCACCAGCCCGAACGCCAACGCGTTCTCTTTCAACGGCGCCGACTTCACTGCCCTGAACCGTGGCAGCAACAAGACCGGCACCACCAACGGAGTGAACAACGAGACGCTCTACTACATGAAGACCAGCCAGGACCCGCACGGCACCGGTGTTGACCGCAAGTGGGGCCCCAGCTCGAAGCACCCCGGAGTCGTGCTGCACGGCTACGGCGACGGCCACGTCGAGGCGGTTGAGGACCAGATCAATGGAGACGCATACCTCCACCTGATCACCCGCAACGGCCGCGAAGTACCGATCGCGAACCTGTAA
- a CDS encoding SDR family NAD(P)-dependent oxidoreductase — translation MNRTLKNQSAVVTGASSGIGRAVALTLAGAGANVLLHARGSADALGEAAAQCRGLGVAAETVLADLGDPAGCDRLIEAALAWRPIDIWVHCAGADVLTGDAARLSFDQKLELLWRVDVQGAIRCCRAVGRQMRERGGAIVTVGWDQAAHGMEGESGEMFATVKAAVAAFSRSLAKSLAPTVRVNCVAPGWIATAWGQNAPPAWAARARREALVGRWGRPEDVANAVLYLVSPAAAFVNAQVLEVNGGFSGASSLADRAD, via the coding sequence ATGAACCGCACCCTAAAAAACCAGTCCGCCGTCGTCACCGGCGCCTCCTCGGGCATTGGCAGGGCTGTGGCGCTCACGCTGGCCGGGGCCGGGGCCAACGTGCTGCTGCACGCCCGCGGCTCGGCAGACGCCCTTGGTGAGGCCGCAGCGCAGTGTCGCGGCTTGGGCGTGGCCGCCGAGACCGTGCTGGCCGACCTGGGCGACCCGGCCGGCTGCGACCGGCTAATCGAGGCGGCCCTGGCGTGGCGGCCGATCGACATCTGGGTGCACTGCGCCGGCGCCGACGTGCTGACCGGCGACGCGGCCCGGCTGTCGTTCGACCAAAAGCTCGAGCTGCTGTGGCGGGTGGACGTTCAGGGCGCCATCCGCTGCTGCCGGGCCGTGGGCCGGCAGATGCGCGAACGGGGGGGCGCCATCGTCACGGTGGGCTGGGACCAGGCCGCGCACGGCATGGAGGGGGAGAGCGGCGAGATGTTTGCGACCGTCAAGGCCGCAGTTGCGGCCTTCTCTCGGAGCCTGGCCAAGAGCCTGGCGCCGACGGTGCGGGTGAACTGTGTGGCCCCGGGCTGGATCGCCACCGCGTGGGGCCAGAACGCCCCCCCGGCGTGGGCCGCCCGCGCCCGCCGCGAGGCCCTGGTGGGCCGCTGGGGCCGGCCGGAGGACGTCGCCAACGCCGTGCTGTACCTCGTCTCTCCTGCCGCCGCGTTCGTGAACGCTCAGGTGCTAGAGGTAAACGGCGGATTCTCGGGCGCATCGTCGCTGGCCGATCGCGCGGATTGA
- a CDS encoding PD-(D/E)XK nuclease family protein yields the protein MESDSVSPVVCFVGGDRAARLAALTQRVGSTPPEGVLWWVAPDRFAVADAQQRIATQMGPRLGWRVATLAQLAVAVCRWSGAPARLLSASQQRGLAAEALAAVRGRLEVLAAAPAGPGMVDYVAAQLGHLAHGRPLGDLPPLEQRRWADLRRVAKEYGRLLKRGGLVDDAGRLRLAAQVLASPPTGGALALPAVLAIDSDAPFSPLEMRWLGAAVDRAPQVLLSVGDDAQSADSQSRQAWEKLFEGGRRGAQWIDVAPLPGRPVSGYVQRWLFAGEAAPPAPPAEASDRYRVIASPSAERQWSDIAAGVKQRLTSGRVAADEVVVAAPNLREAHRRAAAALDDAGVPWAVDRRPRLGEAAVIGSLQRLLTLARDDWPLAGLVDVLRDPLLGAFDRGVPEALLQEAGQSGFAGGRAACEWVVLRVQTPTGRERLLRRLASIIEASSGDAPLDPDADKRLPHAAPAAAALLEGLSQRLTPCLAAASPLVWLARIEALLAGLGVSLESDPLDRLAVPALGELLADAENLAAWLGRPAPEWTLAELLDRLADWSGRMAIAAPRDEAGRVRLVSYETAARMAPRLLVAAGVGESAFSHAGGPEAARRQMLALASAATQEAWFVYESRNARGDALAPSPLLAELEQLLAPAQLRMSVDADAAPSSRTAARDYAVRAAAQGDAAPLAAMLGVGGLAETAAALCDALEVGHDRATGDAFGPFEGIAASPATHALLAARFGPTKCWSASALETYAACPFKFFMQSVVGAEPLEAPLLEIDHARRGKLLHDALVRVHADPSLSDTGVAAAFQEAVHAELAKLAVSSADAALAEIEARQAAAWSAGYADQIKAYHKLSKDLTQPLRPAHFELRFGPARGAPPAGEDPLTRDDPFVLRAGDEDLLLAGRIDRIDLGKLGEQTVFAVIDYKSSKSMRLLRGEVEAGRQAQLVLYTLAAQDHLLAADAAAPLLAGYWLVQKGGFKHASSSRSAEPPISLTPFRVVDGALEADAEWPAIEAAVRAAVAASVAALRRGEFPMFNPDENCTSTCDFKTVCRVAQTRALGKTPSAPGPAGG from the coding sequence ATGGAATCGGACTCTGTCTCTCCGGTCGTCTGTTTTGTGGGGGGGGATCGGGCTGCGCGGCTCGCGGCGTTAACGCAGCGGGTCGGCTCGACGCCCCCCGAGGGCGTGCTGTGGTGGGTGGCGCCCGACCGGTTCGCCGTGGCCGACGCCCAGCAGCGGATCGCTACCCAGATGGGTCCACGCCTCGGGTGGCGTGTGGCCACGCTGGCGCAGTTGGCCGTGGCCGTGTGTCGCTGGTCGGGGGCGCCCGCGAGGCTGCTCTCCGCTTCTCAGCAGCGGGGCCTGGCGGCCGAAGCGCTGGCGGCGGTCCGCGGCCGGTTGGAGGTGTTGGCCGCCGCGCCCGCCGGCCCCGGCATGGTGGACTACGTGGCGGCGCAGCTCGGCCACCTGGCCCACGGCCGGCCGCTGGGCGATTTGCCCCCGCTGGAGCAGCGGCGCTGGGCCGACCTGCGTCGGGTAGCGAAGGAGTACGGCCGGCTGCTCAAGCGGGGGGGGCTGGTAGACGACGCAGGGCGCTTGCGTCTGGCGGCTCAGGTGCTTGCGTCCCCCCCGACGGGCGGGGCGTTGGCGCTGCCCGCGGTGCTGGCCATCGATAGCGACGCCCCCTTCAGCCCGCTGGAGATGCGGTGGCTGGGCGCGGCGGTCGACCGCGCGCCGCAGGTGCTGCTGAGTGTGGGGGACGACGCGCAGTCAGCAGATTCTCAGTCGCGCCAGGCGTGGGAGAAGCTGTTCGAGGGGGGCAGACGCGGCGCGCAATGGATCGATGTCGCGCCGCTTCCCGGCCGACCTGTCAGCGGCTACGTGCAGCGATGGCTGTTCGCCGGGGAGGCCGCCCCCCCAGCGCCGCCGGCCGAGGCGTCGGACCGCTACCGGGTGATCGCGTCGCCGAGCGCAGAGCGGCAGTGGAGCGACATCGCCGCCGGGGTGAAGCAGCGGCTGACGTCGGGCCGGGTGGCGGCCGATGAGGTGGTGGTGGCCGCGCCCAACCTACGCGAGGCGCACCGCCGCGCCGCCGCCGCGCTGGACGACGCCGGCGTGCCGTGGGCGGTTGACCGCCGACCGCGGCTGGGAGAAGCGGCCGTGATCGGGTCGCTGCAGCGGCTGTTGACGCTGGCCCGCGACGACTGGCCGCTGGCCGGGCTGGTCGACGTGCTTCGCGACCCGCTGCTGGGGGCCTTCGACCGGGGCGTGCCCGAGGCGCTGCTGCAGGAGGCGGGCCAGTCGGGCTTCGCGGGGGGCCGCGCGGCGTGCGAGTGGGTGGTGCTGCGGGTGCAGACCCCCACGGGCCGCGAGCGGCTGTTGCGGCGGCTGGCGTCGATCATCGAGGCCTCCTCGGGCGATGCGCCGCTGGACCCCGACGCCGACAAGCGGTTGCCGCACGCGGCGCCGGCCGCGGCTGCGCTGCTCGAGGGTCTCAGCCAGCGGCTGACCCCGTGCTTGGCCGCTGCGTCGCCCCTGGTGTGGCTGGCGCGGATCGAGGCGTTGTTGGCGGGGCTCGGCGTGTCGCTAGAGAGCGACCCGCTCGATCGGCTGGCCGTGCCGGCGCTGGGCGAACTGCTGGCCGACGCAGAGAACCTGGCCGCGTGGCTCGGCCGGCCCGCCCCCGAGTGGACGCTGGCAGAGCTGCTCGATCGGCTTGCCGATTGGTCGGGGCGGATGGCGATCGCGGCGCCGCGCGACGAGGCGGGACGCGTCCGGCTGGTGAGCTACGAGACCGCGGCGCGGATGGCGCCGCGGCTGCTGGTGGCGGCCGGGGTAGGCGAGTCGGCGTTCTCACACGCCGGCGGGCCCGAGGCGGCGCGGCGGCAGATGCTGGCGCTGGCCAGCGCAGCGACCCAGGAGGCCTGGTTCGTGTACGAGTCGCGCAACGCACGGGGAGACGCGTTGGCGCCGTCGCCGTTGTTGGCGGAGCTGGAGCAACTGCTCGCGCCGGCCCAGTTGCGTATGTCGGTGGATGCCGACGCCGCGCCGAGCTCGCGCACCGCGGCCCGGGACTACGCCGTGCGAGCTGCGGCCCAAGGAGACGCGGCGCCGCTGGCGGCGATGCTGGGCGTCGGCGGCCTGGCGGAGACGGCCGCGGCGTTGTGCGACGCCCTGGAAGTGGGGCACGACCGCGCCACGGGGGACGCGTTCGGCCCGTTCGAGGGGATCGCGGCGAGCCCGGCGACCCACGCGTTGTTGGCCGCGCGGTTCGGCCCGACCAAGTGCTGGAGCGCCAGCGCGCTCGAAACGTACGCGGCCTGCCCGTTCAAGTTCTTCATGCAGAGCGTGGTGGGCGCCGAGCCGCTGGAGGCGCCTCTGCTAGAGATCGATCACGCCCGCCGTGGCAAGCTGCTGCACGACGCGTTGGTGCGTGTGCACGCCGACCCGAGCCTGAGCGACACGGGGGTGGCCGCCGCGTTCCAAGAGGCCGTGCACGCAGAGCTGGCGAAGCTGGCCGTTTCGAGCGCAGACGCGGCGCTGGCGGAGATCGAGGCCCGCCAGGCCGCGGCGTGGTCGGCGGGGTACGCGGACCAGATCAAGGCCTACCACAAGCTTTCCAAGGACCTGACCCAGCCGCTGCGGCCGGCGCACTTCGAGCTGCGTTTTGGCCCCGCGCGTGGCGCGCCGCCCGCGGGGGAGGACCCGCTGACGCGCGACGACCCGTTCGTGCTGCGTGCGGGGGACGAGGACCTGCTGCTGGCCGGGCGGATCGACCGCATCGACCTGGGGAAGCTGGGGGAGCAGACCGTGTTTGCGGTGATCGACTACAAGTCGAGCAAGTCGATGCGGCTGCTGCGCGGCGAGGTGGAGGCGGGCCGGCAGGCGCAGTTGGTGCTGTACACGCTGGCGGCGCAGGACCACCTGCTGGCGGCCGACGCGGCGGCGCCGCTGTTGGCGGGCTACTGGCTGGTGCAGAAGGGGGGCTTCAAGCACGCCAGCTCGTCGCGCAGCGCCGAGCCGCCGATCTCGCTGACCCCCTTCCGTGTGGTGGACGGCGCGCTGGAGGCCGACGCCGAGTGGCCGGCCATCGAGGCCGCGGTGCGGGCCGCGGTGGCGGCCAGCGTCGCGGCGCTGCGTCGCGGCGAGTTTCCGATGTTCAACCCAGACGAGAACTGCACCAGCACCTGCGACTTCAAGACGGTTTGCCGTGTGGCTCAGACGCGGGCCCTGGGCAAGACGCCGTCGGCCCCCGGCCCCGCTGGGGGATAG